The DNA window TAGTATGTCAATTGCCAAATTTAAAGGCGATAATATTTGAAATGCTTCCAGAGTACTTGTCATTTATTCCCCAAAATGCAATTTCAATCCAATTGGAAAAAATGAACCGAATATGGGAAAGGAGAGGAATTTACCATAAAAGAAATAAAATTGTTTCCAATAAAAAAATTAATTCCCCCCCCCCCACTGTAGCTGAGTGGGAATTAACATTAGGAACGTTAGCTATTGGTAGAGATTTGACTTGTGACACTGAATTGTCAAGAGAATTAAAAATTGATAAAGGACTAATAATAATAAAAGAATTAGTTGAAAAATTCAAAGGCTCATTGATAGTAAGTTCCCTAAAATTAAGTTGTAGGTATTTTGCTTTAAAATATGGAATGAATGAATTTAATGATGTCCTTCGGGTTTACTGGAAGAATTCAATATCTAAATTATTTGCTTCGGATAATGGATTAGATTTTGCAAAATATTTGATGTCATCATCGGAATTCAAAGATGATGAAGACTTGGAAACTATTATAAAATATGAAATCGCGTCAATCAATTCAATTGTTAGTGAATCTGCAATAGAGGTGCAGTTAATATACCATCCGGAGGAAATGGTAAATTGTTTAGCAAATTTGGAACTTTTTGACAACCTAAAAAAAAACAATTATTTAGTAACAATTGAGCCAGATTTTAAAAAAATTGACGGCATCAATACTGTTTTTCACTCATGAAAAATTCTGAACTGTGCACGCACGTTAATCTTTCCATAGCCAAACTAAAAGCCAACGAAGGCGTTGGCATGTTGAAATGCCACCGTTCGGCCATTAGTTTAACTTGTACAAATAGTGATTCTAAAATCCTAAAATATCCTAAGAATTAAAAATTTAATTTTATCTTCGCTTAACAACCATCCCTTCTATGCCCATCTGGAGAGTACTTTACATCCAAAGCCGGTATGAATTTAAAGTCGAGCAGCAAATGGAGAAGCTCGGAATCAGGCATTTTTTACCTAAAATAAATATAAAGCGAGTGTGGTCGGACCGGATTAAAAACATAAAGATTCCTGCCTTTCCAAGTTATATCTTTGTGTACAATGAAGACAAAGACCGCAATGCTGTCTTCCAAGTCAAAGGAGTTAAACATTACGTGCGGCATGACAATAGGGATGCGGTACTGGATGAAGAAGAAATAAAATTGTTGCAAACAAATCAATTAAGCATTATCCCATCTTCTCTTCATCCCTTAGTCAAAATTAAAGGACAAATCGTAAAAATCCGCTCCGGGTTACTTATGGGTCGAAGTGGAGTTTTAATGGATTTTTTGGGCAAGAAAACTGTACAACTCAAATTAGAGCGATGGTCAATGGGATTTCTGATTGATGTGCCTCTGGATGATTTGCAGTTTGGGTGATAGGATAAATTAAGATAATCGGAGTTTTTTATTTAACCATTGCAACTTTTTGTGGGTGGTATCGGCGGAGCCGTATTTAGGGTTAAATAAAAACCCAATAATTTTAGATCCATCCCATTTAGTGCTTTAGCATTTGGTCAATGGGTCTTAGAACTGTGATGTTTCTTTGACAATAGCCTACATAAGGCACAAAGATTATTGAATTATCTTCTTTCATATATTAGATATGTTTAAAAATAATGCAGTCTAACATTACATTTCAACCAACTACATCTTTTCTTATAAAAGGTGATATTTCAGGCATACAAAGCTTCATCTTCAATGTGAACTCTAAACTCGCTGCCCAATCCCTTAAAGGTCGTTCATTCTTCATTAAGATTCTATTAGAGCTGGGCATGCAAATGATTTTTGATAAATATACCATTACAGAGGGTGCAGTCCAAACAAAAGCGAAAGTATCCACCTCTGGGGGTAATTTCATTCTTTTACTTGACCTGCCTTCCCAAAACCATATTGACGAAGTGCAGGAAATTCTCAACAAAGCCTTGCAGTTTACGGGACTAAACATGCTATTGGCTTATGTCCCAATGGGGCAGAATTATGGAGAATCCCTCAAAGAACTCAACCAGAAAATAAGAGAGCGGAAGTACAACCTGCTGCAGGGGAAAAATGAATTCTTCGAGCCGTTTGAAAGAAGCTTTACCTCCACAATCAACGACAACAATAAATGGGTAAAAGTAACAGATCAGCTAAAGAAGGTCACCCATTTTTCCATCCAAAAGTCTGGAGCAAAAATGACTAATGGAGTGCTCTCTATAGAAGGCAACCAAATGAAATTAGGAGGTTATACAATCCATTTCGGCAATGAAGGCATCCTGTTGAACAAATACCTGGAGAGCTTTTTTCCAGTTCCCACAACCTTCGAAATGCTGGCACAGGACAAAACTATAAAAGGTATCCAAAAATTGGGTGTCCTTGCTATGGACGTTGACAATCTTGGGGTAACGCTTGAAGCAGTTAAGTCTATCGAAGCTCATAGAGCATTTGACCTGCGGCTTCAACAATTCTTCAACGACAAGTTGCGGAAAATCATCAGAATGCCAGATTTTCAGAATAAAATTTACGTGGTTACGGCCGGTGGCGATGACAGCTATTTTGTTGGAAAATGGAATGTTCTACTTGAACTAGCTATCGAGATTAAAAAGAATTTTTTGGTGGATTTTCCAGAACCAGAGCTGACTATCTCCGCTGCCCTCGTAATCGTGGATATTAACTTTCCCGTTGTCCGGTTTGCTGCAATGGCAGACGACGCCATCAAGGATGCCAAGTACAAACACCAAGGCCACAAGGGTAATATCAGCCTTTTTGGAGAAGTTTTAGATTGGGAAATAATGGAAAAAGAAATAATTCAGTTGCGCAATTCTTTTAATAGTATTACGAATTCAGGATTATTCACTTCTGGCCTACTAACCAAGGCTCGGTTAACTTCTCTCAAAATTGCTCAAGGCGAGGGAATTCAACTATCAGATTTCTGGAAGTTAGGCTATTACATGCGGAAATTCCAAGGGAACGGCAGTAAAATACTTAACCAATACAATAGCTACCTTACTAAAGCCACCACAGAAACAAACCCGGTCAGAAAAAAGACCTATAAACTGATTTTTGCTGTCGCAGCGCGGCTTGCGGAATTTGATAAACGAAGAAACTAATCCAAATATGTCAAACAATACCAACCCATTGCTAGAGCAATATTTTCCAAAAAAGTCCTTTAAGGACCTACTCTCCATAGGGCCCGACTCAGCTCCCGAAAGTGTAAGGGAGGCGATCGGTTGCATTGAGCAGATGATGCGTGAACAAGCACGGAACATAACCTACACGCAACTACGGAACATACTGCAAGAAGTGAAAAAAGACGAATTCAAGGATAAATTGTCTAAGTTCTACCTGGTCATTCCCAAACTGGCATACATGGAGGCACGTCTTCAGAAAGAGAAAGGCAGAAAGGTCATTGCTTTTATCAGAGAAATGGCCTCGGAATTAAATACATCTACAGAATATGAAGCCTTCAAGGAAATCATGAACGCACTTGTAGCATACCATAAACTTCACGGACAAAATACTAATTAATTATGGCAAAACTAGATTACAAATTACTCATAACGGGTGACATCGTTATCAAGACTGGTTTGCACATTGGTGGGTCAGAAGTGGACCTCGATATTGGAGGCATTGACAAGGAAGTCATCAAAGTAAAACATGGAAGTGGCAAAGTGCCCTTTATACCTGGCAGTTCGCTAAAGGGTAAATTGAGGAGCCTAATCGCAAAACAGAAAGGTTATACAAGTCTCGATGAAGACAAAGATGAGACCTTAAAACTTTTTGCCGGAAACGGTGAATTTAAAGATGATAGAGGCAATAAATATATTGGGTGGATGCGAAAGGATAAAAAAGATAAGGTTATTACACCTATAATTCCTAGCAGGCTGATTGTCAGGGACAATTACTTAAAAGATGCCAACAATTACTTCTTAGAAGAAAAAACCGAAAACAACATTACAAGGGCCACAGGCGAGGCCAAACCTAGACAATTAGAACGCGTCACGAAGGACACAAAATTTTCTTTGGACATGGTCATGGATGTCTATATAGTTGATGACTGTAATAAGCTCTTGGAAACCCTCGACCTCGGTTTCCAACTCTTGAAAAAAGACTACCTCGGTGGCGGTGGCACACGTGGTTCTGGGCAGGTGGAAATCACCGGTCTTAAGGCATTGAAAATCATTTTCAACGATGATGGCAGCATCACACCCAGTGAGTTCAACCTATACCAATTCAAATCTAACAACCCATAACCATGAAGGTAGTCCGGATCCCTTTACAGCCATGCAGTAGGTTCCACTTTGGTGAGCTGAAGCTCGACCACGACCTGGCCTTGACAGACACTTCCCTGTTTGCCCATTCCGACACACTCTTCTCGGCTTTGGTAAACGCTTATTCCAGCTTTGCTGATGGAGCAGAAGATTTCATAATGCGTTTTAGGCCAGATGGTGGCAGCATCAAAATCTCCTCCTTGTTTTACTACCTCCAAAACAATGAAGAGCGAGTCTATTTTTTGCCCAAGCCCGTTTTCCTCGACATCGAAAGCCCAAAGACCGTCGATGGTAACCACAAAAAACGTAACCTAATCAAATTCGTCTCATTGGGCACTTGGCTGAACGGCTTCGAACCAGAAAAGTGGTTTGATGAGAAAAACGCCAGCTACCATACTCTCCAAAGCACGTTCGTGATGACCAATAAGGAGCACGAAAATCTAGGTAGCCCGGCACTCGACCACATCGCCAAGACAGTTCTAAGCCCAAAAAGCCCGAAAAGAGGCTTGGAAGATCAGGCCATTTATTATCAGGCTGATGTGGAAATTGGAAGCAGCGATGAGTTGATCATTGGTATGTACTTTTTGTACGAAGCCGAGGGGCAGGCAGAAACTGAATTAAAAATAGCCGCAAATATTATGGCTTACACAGGCATTGGTGGTGAAATCAAAAACACAGGACGCACAGTTAGAAGCCAACCGGAATTTGATATTTTCGACTTTGGGCCAATGTCCACTGATTCCAAGTTTGTTTGCGTTTCGCTGTTGAACCCTTCGGATGCCACAGAATTTTCCAAGGTTATTTACTATTCGACTTCATTGCGCGGAGGGCGCCTACTCGGAACAGGTAAAGAAGGTGTGAACGTGGTGAGAATGATTGACGAAGGTGCATTCGTGGCCACCAATGATCTCAAAGGCAGACTGGTCGAACTAGGTCCAGACGAGGACAAGCGCATGATCTACAGGCTTGGCATTCCATTCCTAATCCCTGTGAATTATGGCAACTAATCATCAACAATTCCAAATTAAACTTACCACATTTAGCCCCCTCCACATCGGTAACGGAGAGGAACTTACTTCTGTAGGCGAGTTTCTCCAAACAAACGACAATGTCTATTTTCTACGCCACGAAGATTTGATGGAAAAGCTAAAGACAGATAACCATTTCGATGACTATGTCGAGCGGATATTGACACATGACCAAGGGTTCGACTTCTTTAAGACGCTCAAAGATTGGGACATCACGCCAGCTGACTTTGCAATACGCACCCTCAGGTTAAATCAGAAAGATATTAACACAAACTCGAACAACAAGCTCCATCTGCACATCAAAACCAAAGGTGAAGCCTACGTGCCAGGCAGTTCCATTAAAGGGATGCTACGCACTTCTATCCTTTTCAGGTATCTTAAAGAAAACCCCCAGGAACTAAGAACCATAGAGTCTGACATTTTGCAGCGGCTCTCTGAGAAAAACACCTTGCGCACCGTAAGGCACTATTGGGAGAAAAAAGAACGTGAACTGATGCCAGAAAAAGTATTCCAGTCCATAAGACCATACGATACAGACTGTGTGTCCGACGACAAATTGGTCATCGAACAAACCTATCGCCAAAGCTTATCACAAGAATCGATGGATGCAAGCAAAGGTCTTGACTGGCTTTCAGAGTGTATTGACAAAGGAGTAGAATTGCCTTTAGAGATGACTATTTGTTCAGATTTTGAAAATGCGGATTTTAAATATCTCAAATCATCTACCCTAAAACCTTTGTTCAATTGTATAAACGAATATACAAAAAAACTAATCATTCAAGAGCGCCAATTGGTGAATACCGCAAATCCACTCCCACCCATTAAGTCGGCACTGTTAGTTCAACTGCAACAGTACGAGGATTTGTTATCAACGGCCAATGACGATTATGCTATAGCTAGAATGGGAAAGGGCAAGACTATTTTCTTTCAGACTATAATACCACTGTTGAAAATGGAAGTCCAGGATGCCATTTTGAACCTTTTGAAAAAAGAACCAGGTGAATTCCCACGTACTCGGGTTCTTACTGTTCAGGACAAGCAAATGATGGGTTGGGTGAAACTTGAGGAAATAAGACCAGAATTAAAACTGCCCATCAACCAAATGGAAGGGATGGTCAATATTGGTACTCAGCTTAGAGCAATCATAACAGGACCAAAAAAGGTGGGGTTAATTCTTAATGGTTCTCCATTGACAAACGTTTCTTTAATACTTATGTTCAAGCATCAAAAGCTTACAGAGGGAGAAACCATTAATGTGTTGGTCCACCAAATGAGCAAAGATGGGAGAATCATTCAAGTAAAATTTAACACCTGAAAATTAAAAAGTTTTTGCAAACCATTCTAATTTTTATTAAATTCGGAACAATGAAGTATTATATAGCATTCAGTTTTTTAATTGCATTTATTAATAATATCCAGGCCAAAGACCCAGGAGTAAACCAAAAAGTATTTCAAGAATTCAGAACAGAAATAAAAGATAGCTTGCATCAAATTGGAAATCGAATTGACAATGGAAATGAGACTTTAAAAATTTCAAAAGAATACAGCGAAAAAGCCGATAAATTATCAGATAGTTTCATAACCATGCTCGAGGTAATTTATGGTGTTGCCGGACTCCTTTTAGGTGCTTTGGTGGGTATATTTTACAGTTTTTTTAAATCCAATTTTCAAAATTCGCTTGCCAAAAAAATCAACGAGTATGAAAATGAAATGGAGAGAGTGGCCAAAACAGAGAAGGAAACAATTTTCCTCAAAGAAAACAGTGGAATATTAATTTTACATAAAAGCACTCATGAAAAAGAGGATGCAGCTTTCAGAACATTGGAAAAAAGCATCCGTCATAATTATAAGCACGCAGTACACCATTCTTTGGAAAATTTAAATAATTTTGAATTTGAACTTTTTTACCACAAAGGAATTGATGAAAATTGTCCTATCAAAGTCATTGTATTGGATGACGAACTTTTTAATGAATTCAAAGTTGAAGATAAAGTTGATATTAATAATTCTGTTTTAAAATCCTTTTTTGACAAGTTAGAAATTCATAGGATTGGTCTTGTACTGTTTGGCCAGACACAATTGAGAGAAGCCAAACTTTCATATCTGTCCTTTGCCAATCAACCTTATTCAGTGTATGCCAACTTAAACCATCTACTTAAATACATTAGGGTTGCTGAAGAAATTAGAATCGTATAAAAGATGATTATCCCCATCCTTACTCTCCGCCTCCTAGATATTCGAATGCCTAGCGATCCCGACACCACTCGGCTGTTCTTAGGAGGCGCCAAGGACTTATTAAAAGAGCATCCACATGAACTCGCATTGGAAAAAGTCGATATTCAGATTTTCCATAACAAAGAGATGCAATATTCAGGAATCCAACTAGGCCGTTTTCAAGGATCTCCGGAATGGACGGCCATAGGGTACGAAGCCGTAAAGGCGTTAGAGTTATGGTACAGGCTCTTCCAGGCAGGGAATACCCACTTACTTCAAAATACGGTTCGTATCAGTGAATGTTATACGCCATCTTTCCTGCCCTATCAGAAAAAATACGCCACCTACCCTTTTCTTGTTAGCGACGAAGTGGCTAAAGAATTAAACTCGATGGAAGATCGGTTTATGCGCTTGGACCGATTGGAAAAATACCTTTATGGTAACCTACAGACTTTCTTCCATCACATCAACTACGAATACAGCAAAGATGCCAATTATTTAAAGGTAAGCATAATTGATGCTGCTTTTTACCAACAGGCATTGGTTGTTTATCACGACCAGAAAAAGACAGCGTTTAGGATTGTATTTAAATGCAATTTTAGACTGCCGCAGACCATGCGTCTAGGACAATCAACTGCTGTTGGGTTTGGTCCAATACACCATGTGTGATTCTATTCATTATTGATTTTTATCGAGTGGAATAGAACGCAATTTCAAATTCTACCTTATGAAAAACTTTTTTCATCTGAAGTAAAAGAGAAAGCTCAACAATTTGGCGATAGATTATAATAGATAAGGATTTGATAATCCGTTAAGACGATAGAGCAGTTTTACGAGAATTTTGGTAGCCAGTCAGAATAGATAAGGATTTGATAATCCGTTAAGACTCGAACACACATCTTACTGATTGTCCGGATTTGTCAGAATAGATAAGGATTTGATAATCCGTTAAGACAAGCATAAGCACGACTACCGACACAGGTATGGCGGTCAGAACAGATAAGGATTTGATAATCCGTTAAGACTATATATGGCAGGATTAAAATTTAATTCGCTGCTGATCATAATAGATAAGGATTTGATAATCCGTTAAGACTCTACATGTTCCTTATAAATTCCACCTAGGCGGGTCAGAATAGATAAGGATTTGATAATCCGTTAAGACCATTTCATATGCTGGTTCATACCAGGGCATTTGCGTCAGAATAGATAAGGATTTGATAATCCGTTAAGACTTTTCTTTTTTCGATTCTTGGTTTAAAAAAAATTGTCAGAATAGATAAGGATTTGATAATCCGTTAAGACTATCAAGTGAAAAGTGTCAGATTTTAATTCATGTCAGAATAGATAAGGATTTGATAATCCGTTAAGACTATCAAGTGAAAAGTGTCAGATTTTAATTCATGTCAGAATAGATAAGGATTTGATAATCCGTTAAGACTTCTTGCCGATGACACCCACGTTTTCCCAGGTGGTCAGAATAGATAAGGATTTGATAATCCGTTAAGACTCCGCCACTTGACGCAATCACACAAGTACACCGTCAGAATAGATAAGGATTTGATAATCCGTTAAGACTTTAAATACCACAACATATCACCAGGCAAGTTATGGTCAGAATAGATAAGGATTTGATATTACGTTAAGACGATTCGATTCGATTGTCAGAATAGATAAGGCTTTGATAATCCGTTAAGACAATTCTTGTTATTGTTTGAAAACCCTGCCTAGTCAGAATAGATAAGGATTTGATAATCCGTTAAGACAATTCAACCTGTGTCTTTTTGGATTCTGAAAGGTCAGAATAGATAAGGATTTGATAATCCGTTAAGACATTCGAATCACCCACGTGATAGCTGTCCCAGTTGGAGTCAGAATAGATAAGGATTTGATAATCCGTTAAGACTTTTATTTACAAATTTCAACAGCTCAATCAATAAGTCAGAATAGATAAGGATTTGATAATCCGTTAAGACGTTGAATTTAATTTTATGCTGGGAATTGCAATGTCAGAATAGATAAGGATTTGATAATCCGTTAAGACTTTTTTTTGATAGGACCATCTTTTCTGGAGGTGGTGTCAGAATAGATAAGGATTTGATAATCCGTTAAGACAGTATTTTGGCTTCTGTCGCTGTTATCACTACCGTCAGAATAGATAAGGATTTGATAATCCGTTAAGACTATATTTTCTCAAGTTCCTCTGTCACAGCTAGTCAGAATAGATAAGGATTTGATAATCCGTTAAGAC is part of the Candidatus Vicinibacter affinis genome and encodes:
- the csm5 gene encoding type III-A CRISPR-associated RAMP protein Csm5; protein product: MATNHQQFQIKLTTFSPLHIGNGEELTSVGEFLQTNDNVYFLRHEDLMEKLKTDNHFDDYVERILTHDQGFDFFKTLKDWDITPADFAIRTLRLNQKDINTNSNNKLHLHIKTKGEAYVPGSSIKGMLRTSILFRYLKENPQELRTIESDILQRLSEKNTLRTVRHYWEKKERELMPEKVFQSIRPYDTDCVSDDKLVIEQTYRQSLSQESMDASKGLDWLSECIDKGVELPLEMTICSDFENADFKYLKSSTLKPLFNCINEYTKKLIIQERQLVNTANPLPPIKSALLVQLQQYEDLLSTANDDYAIARMGKGKTIFFQTIIPLLKMEVQDAILNLLKKEPGEFPRTRVLTVQDKQMMGWVKLEEIRPELKLPINQMEGMVNIGTQLRAIITGPKKVGLILNGSPLTNVSLILMFKHQKLTEGETINVLVHQMSKDGRIIQVKFNT
- a CDS encoding UpxY family transcription antiterminator; this encodes MPIWRVLYIQSRYEFKVEQQMEKLGIRHFLPKINIKRVWSDRIKNIKIPAFPSYIFVYNEDKDRNAVFQVKGVKHYVRHDNRDAVLDEEEIKLLQTNQLSIIPSSLHPLVKIKGQIVKIRSGLLMGRSGVLMDFLGKKTVQLKLERWSMGFLIDVPLDDLQFG
- the csm3 gene encoding type III-A CRISPR-associated RAMP protein Csm3 — encoded protein: MAKLDYKLLITGDIVIKTGLHIGGSEVDLDIGGIDKEVIKVKHGSGKVPFIPGSSLKGKLRSLIAKQKGYTSLDEDKDETLKLFAGNGEFKDDRGNKYIGWMRKDKKDKVITPIIPSRLIVRDNYLKDANNYFLEEKTENNITRATGEAKPRQLERVTKDTKFSLDMVMDVYIVDDCNKLLETLDLGFQLLKKDYLGGGGTRGSGQVEITGLKALKIIFNDDGSITPSEFNLYQFKSNNP
- the csm2 gene encoding type III-A CRISPR-associated protein Csm2 codes for the protein MSNNTNPLLEQYFPKKSFKDLLSIGPDSAPESVREAIGCIEQMMREQARNITYTQLRNILQEVKKDEFKDKLSKFYLVIPKLAYMEARLQKEKGRKVIAFIREMASELNTSTEYEAFKEIMNALVAYHKLHGQNTN